The Scophthalmus maximus strain ysfricsl-2021 chromosome 7, ASM2237912v1, whole genome shotgun sequence genome includes a window with the following:
- the mical3a gene encoding protein-methionine sulfoxide oxidase mical3a isoform X26, translated as MGDGGAGATGGNGANRSHVLFDSFVQASTCKGTLKAFQELCDHTEVRPTEHRVFYHKLKSKLNYWKAKALWAKLDKRASHKEYKKGRACANSKCLIIGAGPCGLRTAIELAFLGARVVLLEKRDAFSRNNVLHLWPFTIQDLRGLGAKKFYGKFCAGAIDHISIRQLQLMLLKVALLLGIEIHVNVEFKGLIEPPGDQETERIGWRAEVHPRTHPVNELEFDVIIGADGRRNTLPGFGRKEFRGKLAIAITANFINRHTSAEAKVEEISGVAFIFNQKFFQDLREATGIDLENIVYYKDDTHYFVMTAKKQSLLEKGVILHDYADTEMLLSRANVDQAALLSYAREAADFSTSQQLPTLDFAINHYGQPDVAMFDFTCMYASENAAMVRQRNGHQLLVALVGDSLLEPFWPMGTGIARGFLAAMDSGWMVKSWAQGKTPLEVLAERESIYRLLPQTTTENISKNFNQYCVDPTTRYPNISLNFLKPSQVRHLIDTGESREMRIEIENVINSSTPKLARNENCLLDKQSQESIARSSKLLNWCQRQTEGYRNVKVTDLTMSWKSGLALCALIHRYRPDLIDFDSLDERDQEKNNQLGFDVAEKEFCISPCMTGKEMSSVVEPDKLSMVMYLSQFYEMFKDTVPPGDKQNMSPEEKAALIASTKSPISFLSKLGQSIAISRKRNPKDKKEKDVDGLGKRRKTSQSEDEELSRASRDDRPCVPALQSERKMDCAAVGNHNKVKVMATQLLAKFEENAPAQHSGLKRQGDSLPNLDRLLPPSPPRPSVKEPVRLAPVPAWRKARSGADPLSSSGSRSCPKKTILLPSSSSTSSLSLHSEHFSKSEEEEELEYYERPLKHGEWEPLQPTDPGPIHIPGIQERADRLVSRFKDKPDKLPKPKKKPSRFFLERWYLSRGLTESPVSSPDSCRKESAGPLHSDDPTPLYGLSIQERAEQLAAQFERKPPVGPQKKPSCLFTEQWHLARAQTPPGSPPSSSDALRQRYVRMYTGGVSSLAEQIASQLQSQEDPKPLPEKRDLGSLRKDFPVNIGGSDVCFFCRKRVYVMERLSAEGKFFHRSCFKCDYCNTTLRLSSYAFDVEDGKFYCKPHYCYRLSGYAQRKRPAPSPAPITAKENLTPQSSPSAVDAPGRAMAAAAPSSELQPSVPEVNGLQEPSLAKRLRGTPERIELENYRLSLQREEELEEVPEETLAEHNLSSVLDKATDADLGSSSSESDMEEEDEQEDQDLDQDQEEEEAEDQQLASPSDLGGVPWKEAVELHAKLRGDPGDEDDEEGEGEGEHDALGDAASRNGELDEEEEEEEEEDEDDEESSDEGDYCPWDKELQSGLWLEKYLTDEEDVGTFKARNLPLQQVLQPVDPQAIPGLVRTHRDPEGDKDGRPASASQLSHPSELTQPSSAAPAHTSARHEAVRVWLESMSGEPCEDEDLEAEANSPDMEPGTEMDQDDIPSDAEAESRLHQSEDAGALPEEDKKSESVGVSSGVEPSSISPMQKDVVLSPLEPPPEPETQILLVKSPGTRFFSDPFIPEETTAERTAPSPAARSPLCPSPVPSPPAAAAAAASPVNVSAASPPSSPTRSPVASPLKPAIKSPVRSPVRSPVSPPIRSQPTPLPETRTPISPVYPHRSICPLTGNPLSPICAQPLPCHEPSSPLTSDSPVRTQPVPAVTSTPMGQTDRGTPEPSKSIDSSTEEAKKTDIIEEFWQKSAEIRKSLGLTPLDRSSKIFEKSVVKEAPSQDPTPVKAPGVSEEQKPAFTGRAVIRRLNITLEGQVITPVAPAELKSNGSDKRDLSSSSGLGLNGSMATSQTANSDSYTMSDSTMLTPPSSPPPPVPANQSPAVFRQQRHQVSWSNGTERLPPERVKEPQKSRTPVPAPRTQLSPASQPKPAPRKVPSPQAAAEAAPEVAPDAAHEAAPVVVMRVKKKPRSEEVRKSFVETVEEIPFADDVEETYDERTPETSMNRYYTPPTSKPSRVKPPLHLALAMENGKPNIPASKAQRATQFSPEAKEIAEERIRAREKSVKSQALKEAMAKQLNRMKESDIDKGASPKVAWSATPDAAGKSKKPAASPKSSAVKALEKKTETLPERFFSSNKSLDSSVASSDGSSAGKSKKRSSLFSPRKNKKEKKAKNDGSRLSGADETPPKHKSLWKAVFSGYKKDKKKKDDKSCPSTPSSSSTTQDSGKKGTSPTGKSSDLKSRRNLSFSEDSDLSCDDVLERSSQKSKADRHADIFDLVSDIQKETIKEQGLEKERRRELKEKRRAKERQKEREREKEVAREKDKDDEESVYVPHALAFKRSYATKKTYTEEELNAKLTRRVQKAARRQAKQEELKRLHRAQIIQRQLEQVEEKQRQLEERGVAVEKALRGEAGLYKGTYTLPKQHKRRSDYWGDSNYSEILDLHLGGMGKKDDPKLMQEWFKLVQEKNALVRYESELMIFARELELEDRQSRLQQELRERMAVEDHLKTDKELAQERQILNEMLEVVEQRDALVALLEEQRLREKEEDKDLEGVMLSKGFNLNWV; from the exons ATGGGGGATGGAGGTGCTGGTGCCACCGGAGGAAACGGGGCGAATCGGTCCCACGTCCTGTTCGACAGCTTCGTCCAGGCGTCCACGTGCAAGGGCACGCTCAAGGCCTTCCAGGAGCTGTGCGACCACACAGAGGTCAGGCCCACGGAGCACCGGGTCTTCTATCACAAGCTCAAGTCCAAGCTCAACTACTGGAAGGCCAAGGCGCTCTGGGCCAAGCTGGACAAGAGGGCCAGCCACAAGGAGTACAAGAAGGGTCGCGCCTGTGCCAACTCAAAG TGTCTGATCATCGGTGCGGGGCCATGCGGCTTACGTACCGCCATCGAGCTGGCCTTCCTGGGGGCCAGAGTGGTGCTGCTGGAGAAGAGAGACGCCTTCTCCAGGAACAACGTGCTGCACCTCTGGCCCTTCACCATCCAGGACCTCAGGGGCCTCGGGGCCAAGAAGTTCTACGGGAAGTTCTGTGCCGGTGCCATCGATCATATCA GTATTCGTCAGCTCCAGCTGATGCTGCTCAAAGTGGCTCTCCTCCTGGGCATTGAGATCCATGTCAACGTAGAGTTCAAGGGTCTCATTGAGCCCCCCGGCGATCAAGAAACTGAAA GGATAGGCTGGAGGGCTGAGGTCCACCCCAGGACGCACCCTGTCAACGAGCTGGAGTTCGATGTCATCATCGGAGCAGACGGAAGGAGAAATACCTTACCAG GGTTTGGGCGTAAGGAGTTCCGGGGCAAGCTCGCGATCGCCATCACCGCCAACTTCATCAACAGGCACACGTCGGCGGAGGCAAAGGTTGAAGAGATCAGCGGTGTGGCCTTCATCTTCAACCAGAAGTTCTTTCAAGACCTCCGAGAAGCCACAG GTATTGACCTGGAAAACATCGTTTACTACAAGGATGACACGCACTACTTTGTGATGACTGCCAAAAAGCAGAGCCTGTTGGAGAAAGGAGTCATTCTGCAT GACTATGCGGACACAGAGATGCTGCTTTCCCGAGCTAACGTAGACCAGGCCGCCCTGCTCTCTTACGCCCGAGAGGCTGCGGATTTCTCCACCAGCCAACAGCTGCCCACACTGGACTTTGCCATCAACCACTACGGCCAGCCGGATGTGGCCATGTTCGACTTCACCTGCATGTACGCCTCGGAGAACGCCGCCATGGTGCGCCAGCGCAACGGCCACCAGCTGCTGGTGGCGCTGGTGGGCGACAGCCTGTTGGAG CCCTTCTGGCCCATGGGCACCGGCATCGCCCGAGGTTTCCTGGCGGCCATGGACTCAGGCTGGATGGTGAAGAGCTGGGCTCAAGGAAAAACCCCACTGGAGGTGCTGGCTGAGAG GGAGAGTATCTACCGCCTGCTGCCCCAGACCACAACGGAAAACATCAGCAAGAACTTCAATCAGTACTGCGTGGATCCGACCACGCGCTACCCCAACATAAGCCTTAACTTCCTTAAGCCCAGCCAG GTTCGGCATCTCATCGACACGGGGGAGTCGAGGGAAATGCGCATAGAAATAGAGAACGTTATCAACTCGTCGACGCCCAAGTTGGCCAGGAATG AAAATTGCCTGCTTGACAAGCAGTCGCAAG AATCCATCGCTCGATCTAGTAAGCTGCTCAACTGGTGCCAGAGACAAACGGAGGGATACAGGAATGTTAAAGTCACAGACCTCACCATGTCCTGGAAGAGCGGTCTGGCCCTGTGTGCCCTCATCCACCGGTATAGACCGGATCTCAT TGACTTTGACTCGCTGGACGAGCGCGACCAGGAAAAGAACAACCAGTTGGGCTTCGACGTGGCGGAGAAGGAGTTTTGCATATCGCCCTGCATGACTGGCAAGGAGATGTCTTCCGTGGTGGAGCCAGACAAACTCTCCATGGTCATGTACCTCAGCCAGTTTTATGAGATGTTCAAGGACACAGTGCCACCCGGAG ATAAGCAAAACATGAGTCCGGAGGAGAAGGCAGCACTGATAGCCAGCACCAAGTCTCCCATCTCGTTCCTCAGCAAACTGGGTCAGAGCATAGCGATATCCAGGAAACGGAATCCAAAG gacaaaaaagagaaggatgTGGACGGTTtggggaagagaaggaaaaccAGTCAGTCTGAAGAT gaGGAATTATCCAGGGCCAGTCGTGACGACAGGCCGTGCGTCCCCGCTCTCCAGTCTGAGAGAAAAATGGACTGTGCCGCTGTGGGGAACCACAACAAAGTCAAGGTCATGGCCACCCAGCTGCTCGCCAAGTTCGAGGAGAACGCCCCTGCCCAGCACTCAGGACTCAAACGACAG GGGGACTCGCTGCCCAATCTGGACCGCCTTttgcccccctccccgccccggCCCTCTGTGAAAGAGCCGGTGCGCCTGGCACCTGTTCCCGCCTGGAGAAAG GCCAGAAGTGGCGCGGACCCACTGTCCAGCTCGGGCTCTCGGAGTTGCCCAAAGAAAACCATTCtgctcccttcttcctcctccacttcctcgctctctcttcacTCAGAG CATTTCAGcaaaagtgaggaggaagaggagcttgAATACTACGAAAGGCCTCTGAAACACGGG GAGTGGGAGCCTCTGCAGCCGACAGACCCGGGACCCATTCACATACCTGGTATACAGGAGAGGGCCGACCGCCTGGTGTCACGGTTTAAGGACAAACCTGACAAGCTGCCGAAG CCCAAGAAAAAGCCGTCCCGCTTCTTTTTAGAGCGGTGGTACTTGTCCCGAGGCCTAACAGAGAGTCCAGTATCCTCTCCTGACTCCTGTAGAAAG GAGTCAGCAGGGCCCCTGCACTCTGACGACCCAACGCCCTTATATGGGCTTAGTATTCAGGAGAGGGCCGAGCAACTTGCCGCTCAGTTTGAGCGCAAGCCGCCAGTTGGACCACAG AAAAAACCCTCTTGTTTATTTACGGAACAATGGCACCTGGCCCGAGCCCAGACTCCGCCCGGCTCGCCCCCCTCGTCCTCTGACGCCCTCCGACAG CGCTATGTAAGGATGTACACGGGGGGAGTTAGCTCACTGGCTGAGCAGATAGCCAGTCAGCTTCAGTCTCAGGAAGACCCCAAGCCCCTGCCTGAAAAGAGGGATTTG GGCTCCCTGAGAAAGGATTTCCCGGTCAACATCGGCGGCAGCGACGTCTGCTTCTTCTGTCGAAAGCGCGTGTACGTGATGGAGAGGCTGAGCGCCGAGGGGAAGTTCTTCCACCGCAGCTGCTTCAAGTGCGACTACTGCAACACCACACTGCGACTGTCCTCTTATGCCTTCGACGTGGAGGACG GGAAATTTTACTGCAAGCCGCACTACTGTTACCGACTGTCTGGCTACGCCCAGAGAAAGAGGCCTGCTCCCTCCCCTGCTCCAATCACAGCGAAG GAGAACCTGACGCCCCAGTCCTCCCCATCGGCCGTAGACGCCCCAGGAAGGGCGATGGCAGCGGCGGCCCCCTCGTCCGAGCTCCAGCCCTCAG TGCCGGAGGTCAACGGACTGCAGGAGCCGAGCCTGGCCAAGCGCCTGCGTGGCACTCCGGAGCGCATCGAGCTGGAGAACTACCGCCTGTcgctgcagagggaggaggagctggaggaggtgccCGAGGAGACGCTGGCCGAGCACAACCTCAGCAGTGTGCTGGACAAGGCCACAGACGCCGACCTGGGCTCCAG TAGCTCAGAGtcagacatggaggaggaggatgagcaggaggaccaggacctggatcaggatcaggaggaggaggaggcggaagacCAACAGCTTGCCAGCCCCTCGGACCTCGGCGGCGTTCCCTGGAAGGAGGCGGTGGAGCTCCACGCCAAGCTGAGGGGCGACCCCGGCGACGAAGAcgacgaggagggagagggagagggggagcaCGATGCTCTGGGCGACGCGGCCAGCAGGAACGGCGAAttagatgaagaagaagaggaggaggaggaggaggatgaagatgacgaggagTCGAGCGATG AGGGGGATTACTGCCCCTGGGACAAAGAGCTCCAGTCCGGCCTCTGGCTGGAGAAGTACCTCACAGACGAAGAGGATGTTGGTACATTTAaag CCAGGAACCTGCCGCTCCAACAGGTCCTGCAGCCGGTGGATCCCCAGGCCATTCCAGGTCTGGTGCGAACACACCGCGACCCTGAGGGAGACAAGGATGGCCGGCCGGCCTCGGCCTCCCAACTCTCCCATCCCTCTGAGCTCACACAGCCCTCCTCCGCAG CACCTGCCCACACATCCGCCCGACACGAGGCAGTGAGAGTCTGGTTGGAGTCCATGTCTGGAG AACCGTGTGAGGACGAAGACCTGGAGGCAGAAGCCAACAGCCCAGATATGGAGCCCGGAACAGAGATGGACCAGG ACGACATCCCTTCAGACGCAGAAGCCGAGTCTCGTCTGCACCAGTCGGAGGACGCTGGAGCACTTCCTGAAGAAGACAAGAAATCTGAGAGTGTGGGAGTGTCCTCCGGCGTTG AACCCTCCAGCATCAGCCCGATGCAGAAGGATGTTGTCCTCTCACCTCTCGAACCGCCACCAGAGcctgagacacag aTACTTCTTGTGAAGTCGCCCGGCACTCGCTTTTTCTCGGATCCGTTCATACCCGAGGAAACGACGGCCGAGAGGACAGCTCCTTCCCCGGCTGCCAGGAGCCCGCTGTGCCCTTCGCCcgtcccttctcctcctgctgctgccgctgctgccgcttcTCCCGTCAATGTCTCTGCCGCATCGCCTCCCAGTTCGCCCACCAGATCGCCTGTCGCCTCCCCACTCAAGCCTGCAATCAAGTCCCCCGTCAGATCCCCCGTCAGGTCTCCCGTTAGCCCACCGATCCGCTCCCAGCCCACCCCCCTACCGGAGACGCGCACTCCTATATCTCCCGTCTACCCTCACCGCTCCATTTGCCCTCTCACGGGTAACCCCCTCTCCCCAATCTGTGCGCAGCCGTTGCCTTGTCACGAACCGTCGTCGCCGCTCACCTCGGATTCTCCCGTCAGAACTCAGCCTGTCCCCGCGGTCACCTCCACGCCCATGGGCCAGACTGACAGGGGCACGCCGGAGCCCTCAAAGTCTATAGATTCCTCGACGGAGGAAGCTAAGAAGACCGATATCATCGAGGAATTTTGGCAAAAGAGCGCCGAGATAAGGAAAAGCCTCGGCCTGACTCCTTTGGATCGCAGTAGCAAAATCTTCGAAAAGAGCGTCGTTAAGGAGGCTCCGTCGCAGGACCCCACCCCTGTCAAGGCACCAGGTGTGTCAGAGGAGCAGAAGCCTGCCTTTACTGGCCGCGCTGTCATTCGCAGGCTCAACATCACTCTCGAGGGTCAGGTAATTACGCCCGTTGCCCCTGCCGAGCTCAAGAGTAATGGCTCTGATAAGAGGGacctcagcagcagctctggctTGGGGTTGAACGGCAGCATGGCCACGAGTCAGACGGCGAACAGCGACAGCTACACCATGTCCGACTCCACGATGCTCACCCCGCCCTCCAGCCCGCCGCCACCCGTGCCTGCAAATCAGTCTCCAGCCGTGTTCAGGCAGCAGAGACACCAGGTGTCCTGGAGCAACGGAACAGAAAGACTTCCACCGGAGCGCGTCAAAGAGCCACAAAAATCCAGGACTCCTGTTCCCGCGCCGCGGACCCAGCTGAGCCCCGCGTCTCAGCCCAAGCCTGCGCCCAGGAAAGTGCCATCGCCCCAGGCAGCTGCGGAAGCGGCTCCCGAAGTGGCTCCCGATGCGGCTCATGAAGCAGCTCCAGTGGTCGTCATGAGGGTGAAGAAGAAGCCCCGGtcggaggaggtgaggaagtcGTTTgtggagacggtggaggagATTCCGTTTGCCGATGACGTGGAGGAGACGTACGACGAGCGGACGCCGGAAACGAGCATGAACAGGTATTACACTCCACCCACCAGCAAGCCCAGCAGAGTGAAACCTCCTCTGCATCTGGCGCTGGCAATGGAGAACGGTAAACCCAACATCCCGGCTTCTAAGGCACAGAGGGCGACTCAATTCTCTCCAGAGGCCAAGGAGATCGCCGAGGAGAGAATCCGGGCCAGAGAAAAGTCTGTCAAGAGCCAGGCGCTGAAGGAGGCCATGGCCAAGCAGCTGAACAGAATGAAAGAATCCGACATTGACAAGGGCGCCTCGCCCAAAGTGGCCTGGAGCGCAACGCCGGACGCCGcgggaaaaagtaaaaagccgGCCGCATCACCGAAGTCGTCGGCCGTGAAAGCCCTCGAGAAGAAGACGGAGACTCTGCCCGAGCGCTTCTTCAGCAGCAACAAGAGCCTGGACAGCTCAGTGGCCTCGTCCGACGGCTCCTCCGCCGGCAAGAGCAAGAAGCGCAGCTCGCTCTTCTCGCCGCGCAAGAataagaaggagaaaaaggccAAGAACGACGGCAGCAGGCTCTCCGGCGCCGACGAGACGCCGCCCAAGCACAAGTCGCTGTGGAAGGCAGTGTTCTCCGGCTacaagaaggacaagaagaagaaggacgacAAATCGTGTCCGAGCACGCcgtccagcagctccaccacTCAGGACTCTGGCAAGAAGGGAACATCGCCAACCGGGAAATCATCAG ATTTGAAATCCCGCAGAAACTTGAGCTTCTCCGAGGACTCTGACCTGTCGTGCGACGACGTCCTCGAGCGATCCTCCCAGAAGTCGAAGGCAGAT CGGCACGCGGACATCTTTGACCTCGTGTCAGACATTCAGAAGGAGACGATAAAGGAGCAGgggctggagaaggagaggaggagggagttaaaggaaaaaaggagggcgaaagagaggcagaaagagagagagcgggagaaagaGGTTGCTCGAGAAAAGGACAAAGACGACGAGGAG TCGGTTTATGTTCCTCATGCGCTGGCGTTCAAGAGATCGTACGCCACGAAG AAAACCTACACGGAGGAAGAGCTGAACGCCAAGC